The following are encoded in a window of Oncorhynchus mykiss isolate Arlee chromosome 11, USDA_OmykA_1.1, whole genome shotgun sequence genomic DNA:
- the LOC110535277 gene encoding aspartyl/asparaginyl beta-hydroxylase isoform X22, with amino-acid sequence MAPRKNFRNQAKKEVKPAAVVNKNGVKVEASVAASGGGFSGTKIFTWFMVLALLGVWSSVAVVWFDLVDYDNVIGKLSAYDADGDGDFDVEDAKVLLGLKERPVSVLLREAKEDYAVKEPAAVPLPPISDDFIPDDSRDEATHPYEDENNAIDTKGELVEKAQPQQTVEESKQYNNQPGSYNNQPGSPETKETVQLRYNAEAESVPEPEADVEPEVESVPEPEADVEPEVESVPELEAEFVPELKAKKKKPKLLNKFEKTIKTEIDAAEKLRKKGKVEEAVRAFETLVLQYPQSPRCRYGKALAEDGLAEKMLSNDMLQKAIGTYKEASELPNATPDLIKATLKKRAERQQFLGRMRGALATLEKLVQIFPEDMALKNDLGVAHLLIGDNNSAKRVYEEVLATAPSDGFAKVHYGFILKSENKIAESIPFLRDGLESGDPGTDDGRFYFHLGDALQRMGDDSAYKWYERGHQRGHFASVWQRSLYNVDGLKAQPWWTPKDTGYMDLVKTLERNWRIIRDEAQSVMDKTTGLFVPEEENLREKGEWGQFTLWQQGKKAGESCRSVPKTCGLLERYPEATGCKRGQIKFSVMQPGTHVWPHTGPTNCRLRMHLGLVIPKTGCKIRCTNDTRAWEEGKVLIFDDSFEHEVWQDADSYRLIFIVDVWHPELTQYQRQTLSPI; translated from the exons AGGTGAAGCCTGCAGCAGTGGTGAATAAGAATGGTGTGAAAGTGGAGGCTTCTGTTGCTGCTAGTGGTGGTGGTTTTAGCGGAACAAAGATCTTCACCTGGTTCATGGTGCTGGCCCTGCTGGGGGTTTGGAGCTCTGTGGCCGTGGTGTGGTTTGACCTGGTGGACTACGACAATGTCATCG GTAAACTTTCAGCGTATGACGCAGACGGCGACGGCGACTTCGATGTGGAGGACGCCAAAGTACTACTCG GACTGAAGGAGAGGCCGGTTTCTGTGTTGCTGAGGGAAGCCAAGGAGGATTATGCTGTGAAAGAACCAG ctgctgtccctctccctccgATATCGGATGATTTTATCCCAG ATGATAGTAGAGATGAAGCAACACATCCTTATG AGGATGAAAACAATGCCATTGACACGAAAGGAG AATTGGTTGAGAAGGCACAGCCACAGCAGACAGTAG AAGAGTCAAAGCAATACAACAACCAACCAGGCTCCTACAACAACCAACCAGGCTCCCCGGAGACAAAGGAAACag TACAACTGCGATACAATGCAGAGGCTGAATCAGTCCCAGAACCGGAGGCTGACGTGGAACCAGAGGTGGAATCTGTTCCGGAACCGGAGGCTGACGTGGAACCAGAGGTGGAATCTGTTCCGGAACTGGAAGCTGAATTTGTTCCAGAACTGAAAG CCAAAAAGAAGAAGCCCAAACTCCTGAATAAATTTGAGAAAACGATCAAGACGGAGATTGACGCTGCTGAGAAGTTACGTAAAAAG GGGAAAGTGGAAGAGGCTGTCCGGGCTTTTGAAACTCTAGTGCTGCAGTATCCTCAGAGTCCCAGATGTCGCTATGGGAAAGCCCTG GCTGAGGATGGCCTGGCAGAGAAGATGCTCAGCAACGACATGCTGCAGAAGGCCATCGGCACATACAAGGAGGCGTCAGAGCTGCCCAACGCCACACCTGACCTCATCAAGGCCACACTGAAGAAACGGGCTGAGCGTCAGCAGTTCCTCG gTCGTATGAGGGGTGCCTTGGCCACGTTGGAGAAACTGGTACAGATCTTCCCTGAGGACATGGCCCTGAAGAACGATCTGGGCGTGGCCCACCTGCTCATCGGAGACAACAACAGTGCCAAGAGGGTCTACGAGGAG GTGTTGGCCACTGCACCAAGTGACGGCTTTGCTAAAGTCCATTACGGCTTCATCCTCAAATCAGAAAACAAGATCGCAGAGAGCATCCCATTCCTCAGG GATGGTTTGGAATCAGGAGACCCTGGCACAGACGACGGCAGGTTTTACTTCCACCTCGGAGACGCTTTACAGAGAATGGGAGACGACAGT GCCTACAAGTGGTATGAGAGAGGGCACCAGAGAGGTCACTTTGCCTCCGTATGGCAGCGATCTCTTTATAATGTGGACGGTCTCAAAGCCCAGCCATGGTGGACGCCCAAGGACACTGGATATATGGATCTAGTCAAG ACCCTGGAGAGGAACTGGAGGATCATCAGGGACGAGGCCCAGTCTGTGATGGATAAAACCACTGGCCTCTTTGTTCCAGAGGAGGAGAACCTCAGAGAAAAAGGGGAGTGGGGCCAGTTCACCCTCTGGCAGCAAG GCAAGAAGGCAGGGGAGTCCTGCCGCAGTGTTCCAAAGACCTGTGGCCTGTTGGAGCGCTACCCAGAGGCTACAGGCTGCAAGAGAGGACAG ATCAAGTTCTCGGTGATGCAGCCTGGTACTCACGTCTGGCCCCACACGGGGCCCACCAACTGTCGCCTGCGCATGCACCTGGGCCTGGTCATCCCCAAGACGGGCTGCAAGATCAGGTGCACCAACGATACCAG GGCTTGGGAGGAGGGGAAAGTGCTCATCTTTGATGATTCCTTTGAGCATGAGGTGTGGCAGGACGCCGACAGTTACCGGCTCATCTTCATCGTGGACGTGTGGCACCCCGAGCTCACCCAGTACCAACGGCAGACTCTATCCCCCATTTAG
- the LOC110535277 gene encoding aspartyl/asparaginyl beta-hydroxylase isoform X19: MAPRKNFRNQAKKEVKPAAVVNKNGVKVEASVAASGGGFSGTKIFTWFMVLALLGVWSSVAVVWFDLVDYDNVIGKLSAYDADGDGDFDVEDAKVLLGLKERPVSVLLREAKEDYAVKEPDAAPTPDDDAAVPLPPISDDFIPDDSRDEATHPYEDENNAIDTKGELVEKAQPQQTVEESKQYNNQPGSYNNQPGSPETKETEAESVPEPEADVEPEVESVPEPEADVEPEVESVPELEAEFVPELKAKKKKPKLLNKFEKTIKTEIDAAEKLRKKGKVEEAVRAFETLVLQYPQSPRCRYGKALAEDGLAEKMLSNDMLQKAIGTYKEASELPNATPDLIKATLKKRAERQQFLGRMRGALATLEKLVQIFPEDMALKNDLGVAHLLIGDNNSAKRVYEEVLATAPSDGFAKVHYGFILKSENKIAESIPFLRDGLESGDPGTDDGRFYFHLGDALQRMGDDSAYKWYERGHQRGHFASVWQRSLYNVDGLKAQPWWTPKDTGYMDLVKTLERNWRIIRDEAQSVMDKTTGLFVPEEENLREKGEWGQFTLWQQGKKAGESCRSVPKTCGLLERYPEATGCKRGQIKFSVMQPGTHVWPHTGPTNCRLRMHLGLVIPKTGCKIRCTNDTRAWEEGKVLIFDDSFEHEVWQDADSYRLIFIVDVWHPELTQYQRQTLSPI, from the exons AGGTGAAGCCTGCAGCAGTGGTGAATAAGAATGGTGTGAAAGTGGAGGCTTCTGTTGCTGCTAGTGGTGGTGGTTTTAGCGGAACAAAGATCTTCACCTGGTTCATGGTGCTGGCCCTGCTGGGGGTTTGGAGCTCTGTGGCCGTGGTGTGGTTTGACCTGGTGGACTACGACAATGTCATCG GTAAACTTTCAGCGTATGACGCAGACGGCGACGGCGACTTCGATGTGGAGGACGCCAAAGTACTACTCG GACTGAAGGAGAGGCCGGTTTCTGTGTTGCTGAGGGAAGCCAAGGAGGATTATGCTGTGAAAGAACCAG ATGCTGCCCCCACTCCGGATGATGATG ctgctgtccctctccctccgATATCGGATGATTTTATCCCAG ATGATAGTAGAGATGAAGCAACACATCCTTATG AGGATGAAAACAATGCCATTGACACGAAAGGAG AATTGGTTGAGAAGGCACAGCCACAGCAGACAGTAG AAGAGTCAAAGCAATACAACAACCAACCAGGCTCCTACAACAACCAACCAGGCTCCCCGGAGACAAAGGAAACag AGGCTGAATCAGTCCCAGAACCGGAGGCTGACGTGGAACCAGAGGTGGAATCTGTTCCGGAACCGGAGGCTGACGTGGAACCAGAGGTGGAATCTGTTCCGGAACTGGAAGCTGAATTTGTTCCAGAACTGAAAG CCAAAAAGAAGAAGCCCAAACTCCTGAATAAATTTGAGAAAACGATCAAGACGGAGATTGACGCTGCTGAGAAGTTACGTAAAAAG GGGAAAGTGGAAGAGGCTGTCCGGGCTTTTGAAACTCTAGTGCTGCAGTATCCTCAGAGTCCCAGATGTCGCTATGGGAAAGCCCTG GCTGAGGATGGCCTGGCAGAGAAGATGCTCAGCAACGACATGCTGCAGAAGGCCATCGGCACATACAAGGAGGCGTCAGAGCTGCCCAACGCCACACCTGACCTCATCAAGGCCACACTGAAGAAACGGGCTGAGCGTCAGCAGTTCCTCG gTCGTATGAGGGGTGCCTTGGCCACGTTGGAGAAACTGGTACAGATCTTCCCTGAGGACATGGCCCTGAAGAACGATCTGGGCGTGGCCCACCTGCTCATCGGAGACAACAACAGTGCCAAGAGGGTCTACGAGGAG GTGTTGGCCACTGCACCAAGTGACGGCTTTGCTAAAGTCCATTACGGCTTCATCCTCAAATCAGAAAACAAGATCGCAGAGAGCATCCCATTCCTCAGG GATGGTTTGGAATCAGGAGACCCTGGCACAGACGACGGCAGGTTTTACTTCCACCTCGGAGACGCTTTACAGAGAATGGGAGACGACAGT GCCTACAAGTGGTATGAGAGAGGGCACCAGAGAGGTCACTTTGCCTCCGTATGGCAGCGATCTCTTTATAATGTGGACGGTCTCAAAGCCCAGCCATGGTGGACGCCCAAGGACACTGGATATATGGATCTAGTCAAG ACCCTGGAGAGGAACTGGAGGATCATCAGGGACGAGGCCCAGTCTGTGATGGATAAAACCACTGGCCTCTTTGTTCCAGAGGAGGAGAACCTCAGAGAAAAAGGGGAGTGGGGCCAGTTCACCCTCTGGCAGCAAG GCAAGAAGGCAGGGGAGTCCTGCCGCAGTGTTCCAAAGACCTGTGGCCTGTTGGAGCGCTACCCAGAGGCTACAGGCTGCAAGAGAGGACAG ATCAAGTTCTCGGTGATGCAGCCTGGTACTCACGTCTGGCCCCACACGGGGCCCACCAACTGTCGCCTGCGCATGCACCTGGGCCTGGTCATCCCCAAGACGGGCTGCAAGATCAGGTGCACCAACGATACCAG GGCTTGGGAGGAGGGGAAAGTGCTCATCTTTGATGATTCCTTTGAGCATGAGGTGTGGCAGGACGCCGACAGTTACCGGCTCATCTTCATCGTGGACGTGTGGCACCCCGAGCTCACCCAGTACCAACGGCAGACTCTATCCCCCATTTAG
- the LOC110535277 gene encoding aspartyl/asparaginyl beta-hydroxylase isoform X2, which produces MAPRKNFRNQAKKEVKPAAVVNKNGVKVEASVAASGGGFSGTKIFTWFMVLALLGVWSSVAVVWFDLVDYDNVIERAKEFRFNFSEVLQGKLSAYDADGDGDFDVEDAKVLLDEKEIKVPAPKMERLKKGLKERPVSVLLREAKEDYAVKEPDAAPTPDDDVDGSQNTDVESEIQAAVPLPPISDDFIPDDSRDEATHPYEDENNAIDTKGELVEKAQPQQTVEESKQYNNQPGSYNNQPGSPETKETVQLRYNAEAESVPEPEADVEPEVESVPEPEADVEPEVESVPELEAEFVPELKAKKKKPKLLNKFEKTIKTEIDAAEKLRKKGKVEEAVRAFETLVLQYPQSPRCRYGKALAEDGLAEKMLSNDMLQKAIGTYKEASELPNATPDLIKATLKKRAERQQFLGRMRGALATLEKLVQIFPEDMALKNDLGVAHLLIGDNNSAKRVYEEVLATAPSDGFAKVHYGFILKSENKIAESIPFLRDGLESGDPGTDDGRFYFHLGDALQRMGDDSAYKWYERGHQRGHFASVWQRSLYNVDGLKAQPWWTPKDTGYMDLVKTLERNWRIIRDEAQSVMDKTTGLFVPEEENLREKGEWGQFTLWQQGKKAGESCRSVPKTCGLLERYPEATGCKRGQIKFSVMQPGTHVWPHTGPTNCRLRMHLGLVIPKTGCKIRCTNDTRAWEEGKVLIFDDSFEHEVWQDADSYRLIFIVDVWHPELTQYQRQTLSPI; this is translated from the exons AGGTGAAGCCTGCAGCAGTGGTGAATAAGAATGGTGTGAAAGTGGAGGCTTCTGTTGCTGCTAGTGGTGGTGGTTTTAGCGGAACAAAGATCTTCACCTGGTTCATGGTGCTGGCCCTGCTGGGGGTTTGGAGCTCTGTGGCCGTGGTGTGGTTTGACCTGGTGGACTACGACAATGTCATCG AGAGAGCAAAGGAATTCCGTTTTAACTTTTCAGAGGTTTTACAAG GTAAACTTTCAGCGTATGACGCAGACGGCGACGGCGACTTCGATGTGGAGGACGCCAAAGTACTACTCG ATGAAAAAGAGATCAAAGTTCCTGCTCCCAAAATGGAAAGGCTGAAAAAAG GACTGAAGGAGAGGCCGGTTTCTGTGTTGCTGAGGGAAGCCAAGGAGGATTATGCTGTGAAAGAACCAG ATGCTGCCCCCACTCCGGATGATGATG TTGATGGATCTCAGAACACGGATGTGGAATCTGAAATCCAAG ctgctgtccctctccctccgATATCGGATGATTTTATCCCAG ATGATAGTAGAGATGAAGCAACACATCCTTATG AGGATGAAAACAATGCCATTGACACGAAAGGAG AATTGGTTGAGAAGGCACAGCCACAGCAGACAGTAG AAGAGTCAAAGCAATACAACAACCAACCAGGCTCCTACAACAACCAACCAGGCTCCCCGGAGACAAAGGAAACag TACAACTGCGATACAATGCAGAGGCTGAATCAGTCCCAGAACCGGAGGCTGACGTGGAACCAGAGGTGGAATCTGTTCCGGAACCGGAGGCTGACGTGGAACCAGAGGTGGAATCTGTTCCGGAACTGGAAGCTGAATTTGTTCCAGAACTGAAAG CCAAAAAGAAGAAGCCCAAACTCCTGAATAAATTTGAGAAAACGATCAAGACGGAGATTGACGCTGCTGAGAAGTTACGTAAAAAG GGGAAAGTGGAAGAGGCTGTCCGGGCTTTTGAAACTCTAGTGCTGCAGTATCCTCAGAGTCCCAGATGTCGCTATGGGAAAGCCCTG GCTGAGGATGGCCTGGCAGAGAAGATGCTCAGCAACGACATGCTGCAGAAGGCCATCGGCACATACAAGGAGGCGTCAGAGCTGCCCAACGCCACACCTGACCTCATCAAGGCCACACTGAAGAAACGGGCTGAGCGTCAGCAGTTCCTCG gTCGTATGAGGGGTGCCTTGGCCACGTTGGAGAAACTGGTACAGATCTTCCCTGAGGACATGGCCCTGAAGAACGATCTGGGCGTGGCCCACCTGCTCATCGGAGACAACAACAGTGCCAAGAGGGTCTACGAGGAG GTGTTGGCCACTGCACCAAGTGACGGCTTTGCTAAAGTCCATTACGGCTTCATCCTCAAATCAGAAAACAAGATCGCAGAGAGCATCCCATTCCTCAGG GATGGTTTGGAATCAGGAGACCCTGGCACAGACGACGGCAGGTTTTACTTCCACCTCGGAGACGCTTTACAGAGAATGGGAGACGACAGT GCCTACAAGTGGTATGAGAGAGGGCACCAGAGAGGTCACTTTGCCTCCGTATGGCAGCGATCTCTTTATAATGTGGACGGTCTCAAAGCCCAGCCATGGTGGACGCCCAAGGACACTGGATATATGGATCTAGTCAAG ACCCTGGAGAGGAACTGGAGGATCATCAGGGACGAGGCCCAGTCTGTGATGGATAAAACCACTGGCCTCTTTGTTCCAGAGGAGGAGAACCTCAGAGAAAAAGGGGAGTGGGGCCAGTTCACCCTCTGGCAGCAAG GCAAGAAGGCAGGGGAGTCCTGCCGCAGTGTTCCAAAGACCTGTGGCCTGTTGGAGCGCTACCCAGAGGCTACAGGCTGCAAGAGAGGACAG ATCAAGTTCTCGGTGATGCAGCCTGGTACTCACGTCTGGCCCCACACGGGGCCCACCAACTGTCGCCTGCGCATGCACCTGGGCCTGGTCATCCCCAAGACGGGCTGCAAGATCAGGTGCACCAACGATACCAG GGCTTGGGAGGAGGGGAAAGTGCTCATCTTTGATGATTCCTTTGAGCATGAGGTGTGGCAGGACGCCGACAGTTACCGGCTCATCTTCATCGTGGACGTGTGGCACCCCGAGCTCACCCAGTACCAACGGCAGACTCTATCCCCCATTTAG
- the LOC110535277 gene encoding aspartyl/asparaginyl beta-hydroxylase isoform X23 translates to MAPRKNFRNQAKKEVKPAAVVNKNGVKVEASVAASGGGFSGTKIFTWFMVLALLGVWSSVAVVWFDLVDYDNVIGKLSAYDADGDGDFDVEDAKVLLGLKERPVSVLLREAKEDYAVKEPAAVPLPPISDDFIPDDSRDEATHPYEDENNAIDTKGELVEKAQPQQTVEESKQYNNQPGSYNNQPGSPETKETEAESVPEPEADVEPEVESVPEPEADVEPEVESVPELEAEFVPELKAKKKKPKLLNKFEKTIKTEIDAAEKLRKKGKVEEAVRAFETLVLQYPQSPRCRYGKALAEDGLAEKMLSNDMLQKAIGTYKEASELPNATPDLIKATLKKRAERQQFLGRMRGALATLEKLVQIFPEDMALKNDLGVAHLLIGDNNSAKRVYEEVLATAPSDGFAKVHYGFILKSENKIAESIPFLRDGLESGDPGTDDGRFYFHLGDALQRMGDDSAYKWYERGHQRGHFASVWQRSLYNVDGLKAQPWWTPKDTGYMDLVKTLERNWRIIRDEAQSVMDKTTGLFVPEEENLREKGEWGQFTLWQQGKKAGESCRSVPKTCGLLERYPEATGCKRGQIKFSVMQPGTHVWPHTGPTNCRLRMHLGLVIPKTGCKIRCTNDTRAWEEGKVLIFDDSFEHEVWQDADSYRLIFIVDVWHPELTQYQRQTLSPI, encoded by the exons AGGTGAAGCCTGCAGCAGTGGTGAATAAGAATGGTGTGAAAGTGGAGGCTTCTGTTGCTGCTAGTGGTGGTGGTTTTAGCGGAACAAAGATCTTCACCTGGTTCATGGTGCTGGCCCTGCTGGGGGTTTGGAGCTCTGTGGCCGTGGTGTGGTTTGACCTGGTGGACTACGACAATGTCATCG GTAAACTTTCAGCGTATGACGCAGACGGCGACGGCGACTTCGATGTGGAGGACGCCAAAGTACTACTCG GACTGAAGGAGAGGCCGGTTTCTGTGTTGCTGAGGGAAGCCAAGGAGGATTATGCTGTGAAAGAACCAG ctgctgtccctctccctccgATATCGGATGATTTTATCCCAG ATGATAGTAGAGATGAAGCAACACATCCTTATG AGGATGAAAACAATGCCATTGACACGAAAGGAG AATTGGTTGAGAAGGCACAGCCACAGCAGACAGTAG AAGAGTCAAAGCAATACAACAACCAACCAGGCTCCTACAACAACCAACCAGGCTCCCCGGAGACAAAGGAAACag AGGCTGAATCAGTCCCAGAACCGGAGGCTGACGTGGAACCAGAGGTGGAATCTGTTCCGGAACCGGAGGCTGACGTGGAACCAGAGGTGGAATCTGTTCCGGAACTGGAAGCTGAATTTGTTCCAGAACTGAAAG CCAAAAAGAAGAAGCCCAAACTCCTGAATAAATTTGAGAAAACGATCAAGACGGAGATTGACGCTGCTGAGAAGTTACGTAAAAAG GGGAAAGTGGAAGAGGCTGTCCGGGCTTTTGAAACTCTAGTGCTGCAGTATCCTCAGAGTCCCAGATGTCGCTATGGGAAAGCCCTG GCTGAGGATGGCCTGGCAGAGAAGATGCTCAGCAACGACATGCTGCAGAAGGCCATCGGCACATACAAGGAGGCGTCAGAGCTGCCCAACGCCACACCTGACCTCATCAAGGCCACACTGAAGAAACGGGCTGAGCGTCAGCAGTTCCTCG gTCGTATGAGGGGTGCCTTGGCCACGTTGGAGAAACTGGTACAGATCTTCCCTGAGGACATGGCCCTGAAGAACGATCTGGGCGTGGCCCACCTGCTCATCGGAGACAACAACAGTGCCAAGAGGGTCTACGAGGAG GTGTTGGCCACTGCACCAAGTGACGGCTTTGCTAAAGTCCATTACGGCTTCATCCTCAAATCAGAAAACAAGATCGCAGAGAGCATCCCATTCCTCAGG GATGGTTTGGAATCAGGAGACCCTGGCACAGACGACGGCAGGTTTTACTTCCACCTCGGAGACGCTTTACAGAGAATGGGAGACGACAGT GCCTACAAGTGGTATGAGAGAGGGCACCAGAGAGGTCACTTTGCCTCCGTATGGCAGCGATCTCTTTATAATGTGGACGGTCTCAAAGCCCAGCCATGGTGGACGCCCAAGGACACTGGATATATGGATCTAGTCAAG ACCCTGGAGAGGAACTGGAGGATCATCAGGGACGAGGCCCAGTCTGTGATGGATAAAACCACTGGCCTCTTTGTTCCAGAGGAGGAGAACCTCAGAGAAAAAGGGGAGTGGGGCCAGTTCACCCTCTGGCAGCAAG GCAAGAAGGCAGGGGAGTCCTGCCGCAGTGTTCCAAAGACCTGTGGCCTGTTGGAGCGCTACCCAGAGGCTACAGGCTGCAAGAGAGGACAG ATCAAGTTCTCGGTGATGCAGCCTGGTACTCACGTCTGGCCCCACACGGGGCCCACCAACTGTCGCCTGCGCATGCACCTGGGCCTGGTCATCCCCAAGACGGGCTGCAAGATCAGGTGCACCAACGATACCAG GGCTTGGGAGGAGGGGAAAGTGCTCATCTTTGATGATTCCTTTGAGCATGAGGTGTGGCAGGACGCCGACAGTTACCGGCTCATCTTCATCGTGGACGTGTGGCACCCCGAGCTCACCCAGTACCAACGGCAGACTCTATCCCCCATTTAG